A genomic stretch from Aedes albopictus strain Foshan chromosome 2, AalbF5, whole genome shotgun sequence includes:
- the LOC115255416 gene encoding mitochondrial import inner membrane translocase subunit Tim21, translating to MSLLALRPLLARNRFSTLPLLRIAATIPVPKQSRCYATAQKRSETSLSAASDRTDVSTDVRPLGERVKENTKTASYMGVILLGVGVTSVLFYAIFKELFSSNSPNNIYTEALERVKDEPKVKDALGAPIKGFGEESRRGRRNHVAHTTYVRDGVQYIRMQFYVQGIRNKATVHLEKRLNESGDYEYRYLFVQLDYYPHSTIILEDNRLQQDALKSLPSLQPIV from the exons ATGTCCCTGTTGGCGCTTCGTCCTCTGCTGGCTAGGAACCGTTTCAGCACCCTCCCCCTTCTACGCATCGCAGCGACGATTCCAGTGCCTAAGCAAAGCCGATGCTATGCAACGGCTCAGAAAAGAAGCGAAACGTCCCTCTCGGCTGCCTCGGACAGAACCGATGTTTCCACCGATGTCCGACCGCTAGGAGAAAGAGTAAAGGAGAACACTAAAACTGCCAGCTACATGGGCGTTATCCTGCTGGGGGTCGGAGTGACTAGTGTACTGTTCTATGCCATTTTTAAGGAGCTGTTCTCATCCAACAGTCCGAACAATATCTACACGGAAGCGCTGGAGCGGGTCAAGGATGAACCAAAGGTAAAGGATGCCTTGGGGGCTCCCATCAAGGGATTCGGCGAGGAAAGCCGGAGAGGACGTAGGAATCATGTGGCACACACGACCTACGTGCGAGATGGAGTGCAGTACATCCGGATGCAGTTCTACGTGCAAGGAATTAGGAACAAAGCCACAGTGCATTTAGAGAAAAGATTG AACGAATCCGGAGACTATGAGTATCGGTACCTATTTGTTCAGTTGGATTATTACCCACATAGTACGATTATACTGGAGGACAACCGTCTACAGCAAGACGCCCTAAAATCATTGCCGAGTTTGCAACCCATCGTTTGA